In Uranotaenia lowii strain MFRU-FL chromosome 2, ASM2978415v1, whole genome shotgun sequence, one genomic interval encodes:
- the LOC129746284 gene encoding uncharacterized protein LOC129746284: MSHNSYDALPFEICCMIFDYLGVEDLKNASLTCRRWCHIIFSDSYIRRFMLKINLHRSDQSKMVKPASVGSPVMSDRTIRVSIPTSSFPCSSLYQRCRLVKGKSKCELRHMSLVLRRSCRHYSNITFVCDNRSEFTDNVFNVILNLLRPSGLERVEMLKIILSSNLNVLVTILNSAIRNMIRLKSFHLIYDPQRRLQCGDQVRPCVVIESATVTHIELKSVIPEKIYLPKLNSLDVSLQPGIAAIIESVASNLTTLRLQLDCTSANCGEEEIYALTLDRLKYLKLTRGFMNEFSFPIPVSSNRPGIKVRFFKHLTNLERLILEEKYTAENIFLAICETSRNLVELQIDHLKVVNCTVLDRLSLLQHLKTLTLRNIYSSHEISFHYVYLPKLENLHLEIFKDSSYSFSKFVNLKQLTIGSYSSQAPEVIDIISMHIQQLRELKLYFLDYAGVPSRTFRKLTYLGQLRKLELIKGQLRKDVFSRCPPGLSKLEAIVFNFCQLDSEQFDGLRDKFPRLRDVRFEDCLVRGQMPYSDVRLNYR; this comes from the exons ATGTCGCACAATAGCTACGATGCGTTACCCTTCGAG ATTTGTTGCATGATCTTTGACTATCTGGGCGTGGAAGATTTGAAAAATGCGTCGCTCACCTGTAGACGATGGTGTCACATAATCTTCTCAGACAGCTACATTCGACGGTTTATGCTCAAGATTAATCTTCACCGATCGGATCAGTCGAAGATGGTGAAGCCAGCTTCGGTTGGGTCACCGGTGATGTCGGATCGCACAATCCGAGTATCGATTCCGACGAGTTCTTTTCCTTGCTCGTCGCTTTACCAGCGGTGTCGATTGGTTAAAGGCAAGTCAAAGTGCGAACTACGACATATGTCCCTGGTATTGAGGCGATCCTGTCGCCACTACAGCAACATTACGTTCGTATGCGACAACCGTAGCGAGTTCACGGACAACGTGTTCAATGTGATCCTCAACTTGCTGAGACCCAGCGGACTGGAGCGGGTAGAAATGCTCAAAATAATCCTATCGTCAAATTTGAACGTCCTGGTTACAATCTTGAACAGTGCAATCAGAAATATGATTCGGCTGAAGAGTTTCCATCTGATCTACGATCCGCAGCGGAGACTTCAGTGTGGCGATCAGGTGAGACCTTGTGTAGTGATCGAGAGTGCCACGGTAACTCACATTGAACTGAAGTCGGTCATCCCCGAGAAGATTTACCTACCCAAGTTGAACTCGTTGGATGTGAGTCTACAGCCAGGAATTGCAGCCATTATCGAGAGCGTAGCTAGCAATCTAACAACTTTGAGACTACAGCTCGATTGCACCTCAGCGAATTGTGGCGAAGAGGAGATATACGCTCTCACCTTGGATCGTCTGAAGTATCTCAAACTAACTCGAGGGTTCATGAACGAGTTCAGCTTTCCAATTCCGGTTAGCTCGAATCGACCGGGAATCAAAGTTCGATTCTTCAAACACCTTACAAACCTTGAACGACTTATACTGGAGGAGAAGTACACCGCAGAAAACATCTTTCTGGCTATCTGTGAAACATCGCGCAACCTCGTCGAACTCCAGATCGACCATCTCAAGGTGGTCAACTGCACCGTCCTCGATCGACTATCGCTACTACAGCACCTTAAAACCCTTACACTACGTAATATTTATTCCTCGCACGAAATCTCCTTCCACTACGTTTATCTACCGAAGCTCGAAAATTTGCACCTGGAAATATTTAAGGACTCTTCGTACTCGTTTAGCAAGTTTGTCAATCTGAAGCAGCTAACCATCGGCTCGTACTCGTCCCAGGCCCCGGAGGTCATCGACATCATCTCGATGCACATCCAGCAGCTGCGTGAACTGAAACTGTACTTCCTGGACTATGCCGGCGTTCCGTCTAGAACATTCCGGAAGCTGACCTATCTCGGGCAGCTGAGGAAACTGGAGCTCATCAAGGGTCAACTGAGGAAGGATGTTTTCAGCCGATGTCCGCCGGGGCTCAGTAAGCTCGAAGCGATCGTGTTTAACTTTTGCCAGCTCGATTCGGAACAGTTCGACGGGCTGCGGGACAAGTTCCCGCGGCTGCGGGATGTCCGCTTCGAGGATTGTCTGGTGCGCGGGCAGATGCCCTATTCCGATGTGCGGCTGAACTACCGATAG
- the LOC129746420 gene encoding NADH dehydrogenase [ubiquinone] 1 alpha subcomplex subunit 9, mitochondrial, with product MASLILVNSFQLAKQQSGALGVVCLRANYSTEEPRKLKTTNLASLKRGTGGRSSFNGVVATVFGSTGFLGRYVCNKLGKTGSQLIIPYRADHYEAIRLKLVGDLGQVLFHPYHLMDEDSIRKAVKYSNVVINLVGRDWETKNFTFQDVHVDGARRLARIAREAGVEKFIHVSSLNASANPEPILTKEGSKFLKSKFYGECAVREEFPDAIIFRPSDVYGQEDRFLRYYAHVWRRSFRGMPLWYKGERTYKQPVYCSDLAQGIVNAIKDSDAQGQIYQAVGPRRYQLAELVDWFHRVMRKDEKWWGYLRYDLRYDPTFMMKVYLTEFLCPSFPVGDLHSERVEREYVTDDVKKGVKTLEDLGVQLTMMEDQVPWELKPYRAALYYDAELGEFEKPAPPQFVH from the exons ATGGCATCGTTAATCTTGGTAAACAGTTTCCAGTTGGCCA AACAACAATCGGGAGCGCTTGGCGTTGTTTGCTTGAGGGCCAACTACAGCACCGAGGAACCCCGGAAGCTGAAGACGACTAACTTGGCTAGTCTGAAACGCGGTACCGGTGGACGTTCGAGTTTCAATGGCGTTGTGGCTACCGTTTTTGGCAGCACCGGCTTCCTGGGACGCTACGTCTGTAACAAACTGGGCAAAACTGGTTCCCAGCTGATCATTCCCTATCGGGCGGACCACTACGAAGCGATCCGGCTGAAACTGGTCGGCGATTTGGGACAGGTAT TGTTCCACCCGTACCACCTGATGGACGAAGATTCGATTCGAAAGGCCGTCAAGTACTCGAACGTCGTCATCAACCTGGTCGGGCGAGATTGGGAGACCAAGAACTTTACCTTCCAGGATGTGCATGTGGATGGTGCCCGCCGATTGGCCCGTATTGCCCGGGAAGCCGGAGTGGAAAAGTTCATCCACGTTTCGAGCTTGAACGCATCGGCCAACCCGGAACCGATTCTGACCAAGGAGGGCAGTAAATTTCTGAAGAGCAAATTCTACGGAGAATGTGCCGTCCGGGAGGAATTCCCGGATGCCATCATTTTCCGTCCGTCGGACGTTTACGGCCAGGAAGATCGGTTCTTGCGCTACTATGCCCACGTCTGGCGTAGATCTTTCCGAGGAATGCCGCTGTGGTACAAAGGAGAGCGCACATACAAGCAGCCGGTTTACTGCTCGGATCTGGCCCAAGGTATTGTGAATGCCATCAAGGATTCCGATGCTCAGGGACAAATCTATCAAGCAGTGGGTCCCCGTCGTTACCAGCTTGCTGAGCTGGTCGATTGGTTCCACCGGGTGATGCGCAAGGACGAGAAGTGGTGGGGATATTTACGGTACGATCTGCGTTATGACCCGACATTTATGATGAAGGTATATTTGACTGAATTCCTGTGCCCGTCTTTCCCGGTCGGAGACTTGCATTCAGAACGAGTTGAACGCGAGTACGTGACCGATGATGTTAAGAAAGGTGTCAAGACGCTTGAAGATTTGGGCGTCCAGCTGACCATGATGGAAGATCAG gtTCCATGGGAGCTGAAACCATACCGTGCTGCGTTGTACTACGATGCTGAGTTGGGTGAGTTCGAGAAGCCGGCACCACCACAGTTTGTGCACTAA
- the LOC129745167 gene encoding synembryn — translation MDAATLNRIMAGRDNPSLKEMLDQFNQQHQQVFNFSHLTTSGQWVLFWNRLFEYLTDPELVECRGNALVAIKLLSRDKTYLNETVHGGQLDCLLNLAGIGMQQDENWNEDVVVEALKCLSNLIFQSKKCQELCLGNPSTEGILRRIKMYKDSNHCYDVKYFDMKLLFLLTAINCDIRAKVREDLHGLAYLVETLDLFMSQAAEVKEFSDKDLDLINEVLKVLFNLTVRTPSNAIPEEDEAGDFHRLIVVIHDLFFYRTLNRDKIVLLHSNIVNLLTSVPASCYSELVGSLEDQQDSRTVIPFEGRNVYVLHVLIDFLKKNFQKAEKKSEQYELLSPILTVLVKAVRSSALHRRYIRSIILPPLVNVLNRPEIGDELRNHLCSLLTSPCSQIAELSAELMFVMCKENVGRMIKYTGYGNAAGLFANRGLLGGRQGNTDQYSSDSEDSDTEEYKQIQHAINPVLGCYEPPKPNPLEGMSDEQKEYEAMQLVQLMDQLQRKGVVQPCRIGEDGRPQPVDHILELQEQIPEQQRDHRRKT, via the exons ATGGACGCGGCAACATTGAATCGCATAATGGCCGGACGGGACAACCCTTCGCTAAAGGAAATGCTGGACCAGTTCAATCAGCAGCACCAGCAGGTGTTCAATTTTTCACACCTTACAACCAGCGGCCAATgggttctgttttggaatagacTTTTCGAGTACTTGACGGATCCGGAACTGGTTGAATGCCGTGGTAACGCACTCGTAGCCATTAAATTGTTGAGCCGGGACAAAACCTACCTGAACGAAACGGTTCACGGGGGACAGCTGGATTGTTTGCTGAACTTGGCCGGAATCGGGATGCAGCAGGATGAAAACTGGAACGAGGATGTGGTGGTTGAGGCACTGAAATGCCTgagtaatttgatttttcagagCAAGAAGTGTCAGGAATTGTGTCTGGGTAATCCGTCAACCGAGGGCATCCTGAGGCGTATCAAAATGTATAA GGATAGCAATCATTGCTACGACGTGAAATATTTCGATATGAAGTTGCTGTTTTTGCTGACGGCCATCAACTGTGATATTCGAGCTAAAGTTCGGGAAGACTTGCATGGGCTTGCATACTTGGTTGAGACTTTAGACTTGTTCATGAGTCAAGCAGCAGAGGTTAAAGAGTTCAGT GATAAAGATCTGGATCTCATCAATGAGGTACTCAAAGTGCTGTTCAATCTCACTGTTCGTACCCCTTCGAATGCCATTCCAGAAGAGGACGAAGCTGGTGATTTCCATCGGCTGATTGTCGTGATTCACGATTTGTTCTTCTATCGAACGCTGAATAGAGATAAAATCGTATTGCTTCACTCTAACATTGTCAATCTGTTGACGAGCGTTCCGGCCAGCTGTTACAGTGAGTTGGTAGGTTCGCTGGAGGATCAACAAGATAGTCGCACGGTTATCCCGTTCGAGGGACGTAACGTTTACGTGCTGCATGTGCTGATAGATTTTCTTAAAAAGAACTTCCAAAAAGCGGAGAAGAAATCTGAACAGTACGAGTTACTTTCTCCTATTCTGACAGTTTTAGTAAAGGCCGTTCGTTCATCGGCGTTACATCGTCGCTACATAAGATCGATTATTCTTCCACCCCTGGTCAACGTTCTGAACAGGCCGGAAATCGGAGACGAGCTACGAAACCATCTGTGTTCGCTGCTGACTAGTCCTTGTAGCCAAATAGCGGAACTTTCAGCCGAGCTGATGTTTGTCATGTGCAAAGAGAACGTAGGTCGGATGATCAAATACACCGGTTACGGTAACGCAGCAGGACTCTTTGCCAATCGTGGTTTGCTTGGAGGTCGTCAGGGTAATACCGATCAATATTCATCGGATTCCGAAGACAGTGACACCGAGGAGTACAAACAGATTCAACATGCAATCAATCCGGTTCTCGGCTGTTACGAACCTCCGAAACCTAACCCACTTGAAGGAATGTCCGACGAGCAGAAGGAATACGAGGCAATGCAATTGGTTCAACTGATGGACCAACTCCAAAGGAAGGGCGTCGTTCAGCCCTGCAGAATCGGGGAAGATGGACGACCCCAACCAGTGGATCACATCCTGGAGTTACAGGAACAGATCCCGGAACAGCAACGCGACCACCGCAGGAAAACCTAA